AGAAACTCTTCGGGGATTAGGGTTCGAAGAAGACATAGTTGTACGAGGAAGAAGACAAGAACGAATATTCAAAGATGAAAAACTTTTatggaaaagaaaagacaaaggttATATTTATACTCAAAAGCAATCGTCAAACAAAAAAGGTAATGATGGGAGCGTCATAATGAGAACTGTCACTTCGTGATTGATGCAAGTCTGAAAAAGCCTCAAAAGGCGCTGAAGGGTTGCAGAACCAATCAAAATCCACCACGTGTAacgagcattaaatggaagtgacatgcGAAGCGTCAGTTTTGGAGAAGTTATAATGATACGAAGAATGGCGGCAAAAATTCCATCTTTAAtcagatccacttcccaaatattcaattgatgaataaatggcaattgggggactatctgtattgggaaaaaccAAGTtaacatttggaattaattaagtgCTGACACGTCAAGACACATGGATCAATAAAAGAATGACAGCTGGTAAAGAATAGTCGAAGAGGCACGAACCTTAACAGGCGCGGGTAAAGATtcaagaaaacaagaaggaacGGTTATTCGAACATCTTGATAATTTGAAGAGACATCGGAGAAGTGAACCTGGATAGCAAAAAGTACAGAGACATATTATTCGTGATTAATGAGCATCAATGATGGAAAACGTTATAGAATCTTCACGAAATAGTTACGATTGTcaattataacgttacattaatgtcattaaatgctcataatggctctgttatgagaggaaagaaatgtattacttagaaatagctataaaagtagagaaataacatttgtaaggacacagAATATTATCGGAAACactgatttactttgctttctttTACTTGTTCAGTTATTGTCTAAGTcaattcttcttatttatttcatatttgaatatcaataacccgagttcttctaaaaagtAAGCTTTGACCAAAATTCTTAATTTCTGGTTAAACAAACCTAAGGGGAAACCTTACGGTTCTATGATTTGTTGCTCCATTGGTTTTGATCCCATCACCAAGAAACCTAAAGTATTCAAGGCACACGTTAGGAATTATGAAGCGAGATACTGGATTTTCACCATAGGAGTGGACAAATCGTGGAGAGAGATTTTTGATTGCGCTAAATCTATTCCTGGAAGCAATTTTGTTTGTATTGGCGGAGTCTTTTATTTTGTAAATCGACTAATTGGAATGCCGTATAATATAGTTGCATTCAGTGCTGGAAATGAAAAGTTCATGAGAAGGATCACATTGCCTGATCAGGCATTGACATCAATACTTCCAcaaaaaataacagaaataaaggGACAAATTGCAGTTCTAGATCAAAAATTTTTTGAAGGCGATGTCAAGGTCAGTTTGTATGTTCTCAAGGGTATTGATGAAACTGAGAGATGGGTGAAGCACATAATTAAGCTACCATCAAATTTAAGAGGGACAAGTATATGGCCTTTATTTAAGACCAATTCTAAGGGAGAGATTGTATTAATTACACGCAGTACTAGTACTCCTAGTACGATTTTGGACATATTCTTATATGACATTGCAAAGAAAAAATGGAGAGAAGTCGCGATAAATCGAAGTTATGACCAAGAACTCCTTGGGATGAATCGGATTGCTGTTTTGCTAAACTTTGTGTAGAGTATTTGGTCCTTGAGATAAATTAGCCGATAATTTTTTCTTGAGAGAATCTTGTCTTGATTAACATATAGGCTCCGCAGATGCTTTAGTATATATGACTTTTATTTCTCCGTTTTATAAAATGCTTGTTACTCTTTCAAGGAAAGTATTTATCACAAAAATGTAGCCTTCTTTAATTTTAGCATTACGAAATATCTTGTCTTGAACTTATAGACTGCACAAAAAAGAAGATGCATTAGTATACACTTTTATGTCTTTTACTCATCCGTCGAAATTATTTATCtcacatatatatatgtagacTTCAAGGTTAATTATTCCATTTGTTCACTTTCTATAGtgataagaaagaaagaaagaaggagaGAGAAAATGTACCATGAGATCTGTGGTGTTAAAcataaatattatagtatttCTATTGCTACAAAAGCATatcaattaaaaatttaaaacaaacgAATTTTCAAATATAAGAAGGTGTCATATTTTCTTTGGAACTAACTAGAAAAGAAAACTACCATATAAAATAGAACATGTAAATAATACATTAGCTAAGTCAATCAAAGTTGTACTCTcttcgtttcaatttagatgatgtagtttgacttggcacagagtttatggaaaaaaaaaagacttttgaaacttgtggtcttaaaaacttaagaggcaaaagctttgtggggccatggtatttgtgtgattataaaaacttctcattaagtataaaatgaagagtttaaagttgaattatttccaaatttagaaatgtgtcatttctTTTGGAACCGACTAAAAAGGAgagtacctcatctaatttgaaatagAGGGAGCAGTAGTTTATATTAATATGGATGCTTGAGAGAAGTATTTTGTTTTCTATTTGAGAAAAGAGATCAATTTTACAACGAactaataattaaagaaataagaaTACCAAAACTTTTAGAATAAAAGATTAATTTTTCTTTGGCACTATTGTAGTCGCTGCATGAGTTCTATACTAAAGAATGTCCATGTGATGTTCCAATTCATGCAATTGCACACTGGCATTTCAAAATTCTCTAGGTGAAAAATGTCGTTTCACTCAAAAATAacattgttaaacattttatttgaaattttgatGGTTAGAAACAATCGTTTAGTTGTAAAAATTATACTATAATTTTGGATGCCACATTTTGTAAATACAAGACAGAAGTACCAGTGGTAGCAAATGTCGTTTAGATGCCTTTTGAAATTTCAGACACAAATCTTAAGTATTACtttctccgtttcaatttattaGGCCTTTAGATAATATTTGATTGAAGTCGGAAATAAATGTTAAAGTTGGGAATATAAAAAAATACTTGGAAGtctctttcttttagttttaggcGTGTAGCTCATacatgttaaaaaaaaaaaaaaaaaaaaaatcattaagagaaattaaaatacaagacccacatatatatatatatatctcttcCACCTAACGGAAATTAACGGATCAAATCGCAAGCTTTATTTTCTGATTATGATCTTCTTTGCATCTCTTCGCCTTTAATCTTCATTAACGTTTTGTTTAATTGCATTCTTTAACATGCATGACGTttgatctctttttttttttttttggatcgaTAAGACTTACATTCTGCAAATCTTGTGCATAAAATGGGAATTCTTCGTTTAGATTCAATGTGAAATTCCATCATCATGTTGTGAATTTACTGTTGCAAATTCCATTTTATacaatttttaacaatttcaagaatttaaattCCTCATTTATACTATTAAAAGATTTTAAACGTTAATGTGATATTTCAAGAATATATAGCCTTGCCTTTATGACTGAATTAACATGATAATGCCAAATAGATCTTTTCTCATATTaggccaaaagaaattttcagaGAGTGATTTGAGTAAAGAGAATATTGAGGAGAGTAGTAGAAGTGACAACTTATGGAGTAaagattcagcttcaagttgtcaTAGGGACCCTTCTTTTTCAGGTTGGTTTGATGAGAATGGCACTCTTCATTCAGCTCAATTAGTCAATAGACATAATGTTGGTGTAGAGGACTTTGATTTTGTATCTATAGGCACTGAGACAAACCAAAGTAGTAGTAATTTTAAGCATAGAATGAGGGGTGGTG
Above is a window of Nicotiana tabacum cultivar K326 chromosome 8, ASM71507v2, whole genome shotgun sequence DNA encoding:
- the LOC142163438 gene encoding putative F-box protein At1g53550; the protein is MICCSIGFDPITKKPKVFKAHVRNYEARYWIFTIGVDKSWREIFDCAKSIPGSNFVCIGGVFYFVNRLIGMPYNIVAFSAGNEKFMRRITLPDQALTSILPQKITEIKGQIAVLDQKFFEGDVKVSLYVLKGIDETERWVKHIIKLPSNLRGTSIWPLFKTNSKGEIVLITRSTSTPSTILDIFLYDIAKKKWREVAINRSYDQELLGMNRIAVLLNFV